In the Salvia miltiorrhiza cultivar Shanhuang (shh) chromosome 8, IMPLAD_Smil_shh, whole genome shotgun sequence genome, CTGCACAAAATTGGTCACGAAAATGATACGAGGAGTGATCGTGATGAACGATCAAGGCAAGCCTCGCCTCATCAAATTCTATGAATTTCAGGTTTGCTTCATTTTATCCCCAATTAACCAATAATTATGGTTCCATATTTTAACCATTAGATCTGTTCTTGCCTgctgtgttctttttttattgcgTGATTGATCGTTACTCTTGTATAAATTTAGCCGCCGGAGAAGCAGCAGGAGCTGGTTCGGAGCATTTACAGAAGTCAGTTCTgtttcttttttattaaaaatttatttatatttttcaatttttgggcATTATTTGGTATGAGAAGTATGGTCGAGTATAATCATTAATCAATTTGTTGCGGTTGATTCATCAATGATGCTGCTGCAGTTTTGTGCAGTAGAGCAGAGAACGTCAGTAATTTCGTTAAAGCGGATTCGCTTTTCGGGCCGGTAAGTTTAGGATTTGGAGTTTTGAATTGCTTGTTTTAGACATTTAATTAGGTATGTGTAGCTGGTTTTCTGAAACTGCGTTGTTGATCAACTTGCAGGATGTACGGCTTGTTTATAAAACTTTTGCAACATTGTACTTTGTCTTCATATTCGATAAATCCGAAAATGAGCTTGCAATGATAGATCTGATGCAAGGTAATCTTAGTCGAATTTGTGTTTGGACCAGATTTTTGTCTTCGATTCTCAAGATTCTAGCTACCATTTTTACAGAATTTCTGCAGAACTAGGACTATCTGTTACTGTGGCAATCCTTTACACGACACAAAATTTAGCACGTACTATAGAGATAAAAGATATGTTAGACGAGGCATGACTTGTAAAGGGCACAAACATGACATGAAAATACGTTTTTCCATCAAGATTATGCTACTCGTAT is a window encoding:
- the LOC131000954 gene encoding AP-3 complex subunit sigma isoform X2 gives rise to the protein MIRGVIVMNDQGKPRLIKFYEFQPPEKQQELVRSIYRILCSRAENVSNFVKADSLFGPDVRLVYKTFATLYFVFIFDKSENELAMIDLMQVFVETLNKCFREVCELDIVFNFYKVHMILDEIILGGQVLETSSEEVANAVDAISRLEKNANSMIPSIPGWQGR
- the LOC131000954 gene encoding AP-3 complex subunit sigma isoform X1 is translated as MIRGVIVMNDQGKPRLIKFYEFQPPEKQQELVRSIYRILCSRAENVSNFVKADSLFGPDVRLVYKTFATLYFVFIFDKSENELAMIDLMQVFVETLNKCFREVCELDIVFNFYKVHMILDEIILGGQVLETSSEEVANAVDAISRSLSLSLSLSLCSCERRPQVQ